Proteins encoded within one genomic window of Cucumis sativus cultivar 9930 chromosome 3, Cucumber_9930_V3, whole genome shotgun sequence:
- the LOC101221181 gene encoding rho-N domain-containing protein 1, chloroplastic isoform X2 — MSQAIHLLPHNPTDSRCIPCSGVSGRAASFSFHSLCAEHRINVPVKFRPLNCTSLGESFTCKASSGGHRRNPDFPKQNRHGFSRSRNRQNEERESLDNVDESDLLLSKNGPLLSISSTPKSQATATPGPREKEIVELFRKVQAQLRERAAMKEEKKVEAQGQTKGSETVDSLLKLLRKHSVEQGKRSSGGGGSSNKDISFNHVKENGPYDEGRGSSFFGLSPNLREKAQRPVSNFQRRSPVPRVKYQPIYPGESIVNSTNGMNSKGVKPNGTDTGSQLKGKVWTRQESEREHWEELQSQREAEQEPEPDQEFELEPEAETYDLEHEGDEMEPELVNLLGVSSDVDDTFEDDVKDNEEFAKHGEQEHEDLNSLKLAELRAIAKSRSLRGFSKMKKSELVQLLSNGQ, encoded by the coding sequence ATAGCAGATGCATACCTTGCTCTGGAGTTTCAGGACGAGCAGCCTCGTTCTCTTTTCACTCTTTATGTGCTGAACATAGAATCAATGTACCAGTCAAATTTAGACCTCTAAACTGTACTTCGTTGGGGGAGTCTTTTACGTGCAAAGCCAGCTCAGGAGGTCACAGGAGAAACCCAGATTTTCCAAAGCAAAATAGGCATGGCTTCTCAAGAAGCAGAAATAGGCAAAATGAGGAGAGAGAGAGTCTTGACAATGTTGATGAATCTGATTTATTATTGTCTAAGAATGGACCATTACTTTCCATCTCTAGCACCCCAAAATCCCAGGCCACCGCTACCCCAGGACCAAGGGAAAAGGAAATTGTTGAACTTTTCAGAAAGGTTCAAGCTCAGCTTCGGGAGCGAGCAgcaatgaaagaagagaagaaagtggAAGCTCAAGGACAAACGAAAGGGAGTGAGACAGTAGATTCTCTTCTTAAGCTATTGCGAAAGCATTCCGTGGAACAAGGGAAGAGAAGCAGTGGTGGGGGTGGCAGCAGCAACAAGGACATCAGTTTTAACCATGTCAAAGAGAATGGTCCTTACGATGAAGGAAGAGGCTCAAGCTTTTTTGGACTAAGTCCCAATTTGAGGGAGAAGGCCCAAAGACCCGTATCAAATTTCCAACGTAGATCCCCCGTGCCTCGGGTGAAGTACCAACCAATTTACCCTGGGGAAAGTATTGTCAACTCGACCAATGGTATGAATTCAAAAGGTGTGAAACCTAATGGAACTGATACAGGTTCTCAACTGAAAGGAAAGGTATGGACTCGGCAAGAGTCGGAACGAGAGCACTGGGAAGAGCTGCAATCACAAAGGGAGGCAGAACAGGAGCCAGAGCCGGACCAAGAGTTCGAATTGGAACCAGAGGCTGAAACATATGATCTAGAGCATGAAGGTGATGAAATGGAGCCTGAACTTGTTAATTTATTAGGTGTGTCATCAGACGTCGATGACACGTTTGAGGATGATGTTAAAGACAATGAGGAATTTGCAAAGCATGGTGAACAAGAACATGAGGACTTGAACTCATTGAAACTTGCTGAACTGAGGGCGATTGCCAAATCTCGTAGTTTGAGAGGGTTTtcgaagatgaagaagagcGAGCTCGTGCAATTGTTAAGCAACGGTCAGTAA
- the LOC101221181 gene encoding rho-N domain-containing protein 1, chloroplastic isoform X1, whose amino-acid sequence MSQAIHLLPHNPTGFGLSDSRCIPCSGVSGRAASFSFHSLCAEHRINVPVKFRPLNCTSLGESFTCKASSGGHRRNPDFPKQNRHGFSRSRNRQNEERESLDNVDESDLLLSKNGPLLSISSTPKSQATATPGPREKEIVELFRKVQAQLRERAAMKEEKKVEAQGQTKGSETVDSLLKLLRKHSVEQGKRSSGGGGSSNKDISFNHVKENGPYDEGRGSSFFGLSPNLREKAQRPVSNFQRRSPVPRVKYQPIYPGESIVNSTNGMNSKGVKPNGTDTGSQLKGKVWTRQESEREHWEELQSQREAEQEPEPDQEFELEPEAETYDLEHEGDEMEPELVNLLGVSSDVDDTFEDDVKDNEEFAKHGEQEHEDLNSLKLAELRAIAKSRSLRGFSKMKKSELVQLLSNGQ is encoded by the coding sequence GCTTTGGACTGTCAGATAGCAGATGCATACCTTGCTCTGGAGTTTCAGGACGAGCAGCCTCGTTCTCTTTTCACTCTTTATGTGCTGAACATAGAATCAATGTACCAGTCAAATTTAGACCTCTAAACTGTACTTCGTTGGGGGAGTCTTTTACGTGCAAAGCCAGCTCAGGAGGTCACAGGAGAAACCCAGATTTTCCAAAGCAAAATAGGCATGGCTTCTCAAGAAGCAGAAATAGGCAAAATGAGGAGAGAGAGAGTCTTGACAATGTTGATGAATCTGATTTATTATTGTCTAAGAATGGACCATTACTTTCCATCTCTAGCACCCCAAAATCCCAGGCCACCGCTACCCCAGGACCAAGGGAAAAGGAAATTGTTGAACTTTTCAGAAAGGTTCAAGCTCAGCTTCGGGAGCGAGCAgcaatgaaagaagagaagaaagtggAAGCTCAAGGACAAACGAAAGGGAGTGAGACAGTAGATTCTCTTCTTAAGCTATTGCGAAAGCATTCCGTGGAACAAGGGAAGAGAAGCAGTGGTGGGGGTGGCAGCAGCAACAAGGACATCAGTTTTAACCATGTCAAAGAGAATGGTCCTTACGATGAAGGAAGAGGCTCAAGCTTTTTTGGACTAAGTCCCAATTTGAGGGAGAAGGCCCAAAGACCCGTATCAAATTTCCAACGTAGATCCCCCGTGCCTCGGGTGAAGTACCAACCAATTTACCCTGGGGAAAGTATTGTCAACTCGACCAATGGTATGAATTCAAAAGGTGTGAAACCTAATGGAACTGATACAGGTTCTCAACTGAAAGGAAAGGTATGGACTCGGCAAGAGTCGGAACGAGAGCACTGGGAAGAGCTGCAATCACAAAGGGAGGCAGAACAGGAGCCAGAGCCGGACCAAGAGTTCGAATTGGAACCAGAGGCTGAAACATATGATCTAGAGCATGAAGGTGATGAAATGGAGCCTGAACTTGTTAATTTATTAGGTGTGTCATCAGACGTCGATGACACGTTTGAGGATGATGTTAAAGACAATGAGGAATTTGCAAAGCATGGTGAACAAGAACATGAGGACTTGAACTCATTGAAACTTGCTGAACTGAGGGCGATTGCCAAATCTCGTAGTTTGAGAGGGTTTtcgaagatgaagaagagcGAGCTCGTGCAATTGTTAAGCAACGGTCAGTAA